The genome window TCTCAAATACGCTGTACATTTGAAAGAAGGTAGCTGCAATGTGCTTGCACAGTCGGGTGTAAGGGCAAGTGCACGTACTGTTCTGGACGTCTTCCAGATCCAAGACGACGCGATATACCTGCGACCCTTGGACGTCACTCGTCAGCAATGTTCCTTTTTCTACACGGGTGTTGAAGACCACGCCATCTGAAAAATAGGAGTAGCCGCGCTCCATCACCGATCCTTCCGCAAAAACAAGGAGCTGTTCTCCCGCCTGCACCGCTTGTTCCCGAGTCAGTTCTCTTTGCAACATTTGGTCAGATCCTCCGCACGAAGTGTCATCCCTCCATTATAACCCAAACAGCGGGGAATGGAAAAAGGAAGAGCGCAACTACTCCGTAATTCCATTGAGATATCGGAAAATCACGTCGTAGAGAGGATCTTTTGACTGGTACAGACTGACCATAGCCTGTTTTCTGCCGTTTTTGCCAAAGAACCAGCCTCCTGTATACCACGCGAGAGGGGATTCGTATCCGTAGGGCCCAAAATACCGTCCTTGTGCATCCGTTCCGCCTGTTGCCCCCAGGCGTAAATACTCGAGCAATTTCTCGCGCTTCGCTTGATCATATGTGACGGCCAAGTCGAACTCGATCATGACTCCCATGTCGTTCTCATAGGCAGATGCCGCGGCTTGACTGATGCTGCGTTGGGGATTGAAGTACGCATTGGGCTGCAGAAAGGCGAGGTCAAAGCCCAAGGATCGCCATTCGTTCCATCCGTTCGCCAGCTGATAGGGAATCCAGATCGACTGCAGGGGAACCCCGTTTTCTTTGCAAGCATGGATTTCCCGATTCACCTCAGTCATGACAAAACGGTCATCGAATGCGCCTCCATACTCGTACAGGCTCTCTTGCAGCCAATAGAAGCCTTTTAGATTCAGGCAGCATTTCAATGGACGGTTTGACCAATTTTCTAGGAACAGGCAAATCCACTCGACGACAGCCCGGATGCGAAGGTGATCACTCGGAAAGATTTGAGGATTGGGATAGGGGAGAGCGATCCAGACGTTCGTGGAAGAAAGAGAGGATCTTTGAACTGCCTGACACAGTGCATCGAGGTTCCGATCGCACAAAAAAAGCTCGTTTTGGTACCGCACCCATTCGTTCCAATTGGCGGGGGCTTTCTCGTTACGAGGCAGGAATCGGCCTTCGCCGGATTCATTCAAGATTCCCAGTGCGAGAAACAAAAAATCGGTAAACATCGTTCCGTCCACGCAGCCGGTGACTTCATCCGTATGTGTCAGGAGTGGAAGAAAATCAGTAGGCTCCCAAAACTGATAGTGAGGCGTACCATCCGTACCAATGCTGTAACCCGTATAGGCGAGAAACAGCTGATCGATCTGTCCTTTGCTCAAAGAAGGATATGGAGACACGGATCACCACCGCTTTCCCCGAGGATTGGAGCTATCATCCTTCATGTATATGAAAAAACGGCTTGGACTATCCGTGCTCCTGAAGTGCAAGCTGGATGATGTTGAATGTTTATGGAAGGTTTATGACTGATTTTGAACGAAAATGATTGTTTATGAAAGGTGCCTGCGATATAATCAGGGACAAGAAGCACAAAGAGGAGGTAACCATGCTAACTCCTGAGCGCCATCAACTCATTTTATCCTTGCTCAAAGAGAGAGATACGGTTCGCATCAATGAACTGGTTGAAATGACAGGGGCCTCAGAGTCCACGATCCGTCGTGACCTGAGTGAACTGGAAGAGCAGTCCCTTCTGAAACGTGTACACGGAGGAGCATCCTCCCTGCAAAACAAG of Brevibacillus choshinensis contains these proteins:
- a CDS encoding DUF4855 domain-containing protein, which encodes MSPYPSLSKGQIDQLFLAYTGYSIGTDGTPHYQFWEPTDFLPLLTHTDEVTGCVDGTMFTDFLFLALGILNESGEGRFLPRNEKAPANWNEWVRYQNELFLCDRNLDALCQAVQRSSLSSTNVWIALPYPNPQIFPSDHLRIRAVVEWICLFLENWSNRPLKCCLNLKGFYWLQESLYEYGGAFDDRFVMTEVNREIHACKENGVPLQSIWIPYQLANGWNEWRSLGFDLAFLQPNAYFNPQRSISQAAASAYENDMGVMIEFDLAVTYDQAKREKLLEYLRLGATGGTDAQGRYFGPYGYESPLAWYTGGWFFGKNGRKQAMVSLYQSKDPLYDVIFRYLNGITE